The following are encoded together in the Planococcus antarcticus DSM 14505 genome:
- the hpt gene encoding hypoxanthine phosphoribosyltransferase, with product MLQNDIKEILITEERLQEKARELGATLTEDYKDKYPLAIGVLKGAMPFMGDLMKRIDGFVEMDFMDVSSYGNATVSSGEVKIIKDLNASVEGRDLLIIEDIIDSGLTLSYLVDLFKYRKAKSIKIVTLLDKPTGRKVDLKADYVGFIVPDAFVVGYGLDYAERYRNLPYIGILKPSVYSGEEE from the coding sequence ATGCTACAGAACGACATTAAAGAAATATTGATCACTGAAGAACGGCTACAGGAAAAAGCGCGTGAATTAGGAGCAACCTTAACAGAGGATTATAAAGACAAATATCCATTAGCTATCGGTGTATTAAAAGGTGCGATGCCTTTCATGGGAGATTTGATGAAGCGTATTGATGGTTTTGTTGAAATGGATTTCATGGACGTCTCAAGCTATGGCAACGCCACCGTTTCTTCAGGAGAAGTTAAAATCATTAAAGATTTGAACGCCAGTGTCGAAGGACGCGACCTTCTAATCATCGAAGACATTATCGACAGTGGATTGACCCTCAGCTATTTAGTAGACCTGTTCAAGTACCGAAAAGCTAAATCGATTAAGATTGTGACATTGCTGGACAAGCCGACAGGGCGAAAGGTGGACTTGAAAGCTGATTATGTCGGTTTTATCGTGCCGGATGCATTTGTTGTGGGTTATGGATTGGACTATGCGGAAAGATATCGGAATTTACCGTATATCGGGATTCTTAAGCCTTCGGTTTACAGCGGAGAAGAAGAATAG
- a CDS encoding type III pantothenate kinase: MILVLDAGNTNIVLGVYDQDQLTHHWRMETLRQKTEDEYGIQIKAFLNDAGLSFSSITGVIMSSVVPPIMSVLERMCQKYFQLKPMIVGPGVKTGLNIKYDNPREVGADRIVNAVAAIHEYGSPLIIVDFGTANTFCYIDENQQYMGGAIAPGINISTEALYARASKLPRIEITIPDQVVGKNTISAMQAGIVYGYVGQAEGIVARMKKQSKETPTVIATGGMASVIASESTVIDYVDPFLTLKGLYLIYKRNQA; this comes from the coding sequence ATGATTTTGGTATTGGATGCAGGAAATACGAATATCGTCCTGGGCGTCTACGATCAGGATCAGTTAACGCACCATTGGCGCATGGAAACTCTTCGCCAAAAAACAGAAGATGAGTATGGCATTCAGATCAAAGCATTTCTGAATGATGCAGGATTAAGTTTTTCATCGATAACTGGTGTCATTATGTCCTCTGTTGTGCCACCGATTATGTCCGTGTTGGAACGGATGTGCCAAAAATATTTTCAGTTAAAACCGATGATTGTCGGACCTGGCGTTAAAACCGGACTGAATATCAAATATGATAATCCCCGAGAAGTGGGTGCCGACCGGATCGTCAACGCGGTAGCGGCCATCCATGAATACGGCAGCCCATTGATTATTGTGGACTTTGGCACTGCTAATACCTTCTGTTATATTGATGAAAATCAACAATATATGGGAGGCGCTATCGCTCCAGGGATCAATATTTCAACAGAAGCACTCTATGCTCGAGCCTCGAAATTGCCACGGATTGAAATCACCATACCGGATCAAGTGGTTGGCAAAAACACCATTTCTGCCATGCAGGCCGGAATTGTTTACGGGTATGTAGGCCAGGCGGAAGGAATTGTGGCGCGGATGAAAAAGCAGAGCAAGGAAACACCGACAGTCATAGCGACCGGAGGTATGGCTTCTGTGATTGCCAGTGAATCGACAGTCATTGATTACGTAGATCCTTTTCTGACCTTAAAAGGACTTTATTTAATTTACAAACGCAACCAAGCGTAA
- the hslO gene encoding Hsp33 family molecular chaperone HslO, producing MSDYLVRGLGFNGSVRAFAVDSTKTVGEAQRRHMMWPTASAALGRAMTGGVMLGAMLKGDDKVMIKFEGGGPLGTLLVDSNSKGSVRGYVSNPQTHFDLNKQGKLDVSRAVGTNGMMSVVKDLGMRDNFTGQTPIVSGEIAEDFTYYFAVSEQVPSSVGLGVLVDTDNSVLAAGGFIVQLMPNTDDETITKIEEQLSNIEPVSKMIQRGLSPEEILEAVLGEGNVQILDKMPVSFECNCSKDRFATAILGLGKKEIQDMIDEDGMAEAQCHFCLETYQYSKEELESFINEFQS from the coding sequence GTGTCAGATTATTTAGTTCGCGGCCTCGGCTTCAATGGGAGTGTCCGAGCATTTGCAGTAGACAGCACTAAAACAGTAGGAGAAGCGCAGCGCCGCCATATGATGTGGCCTACAGCTTCAGCAGCTTTAGGGCGTGCCATGACAGGGGGCGTGATGCTTGGCGCCATGTTGAAAGGCGATGATAAAGTAATGATTAAATTCGAAGGCGGCGGACCGCTTGGCACTTTACTTGTGGACAGTAATTCTAAAGGAAGCGTCCGTGGGTATGTCTCTAATCCTCAAACCCATTTCGATTTGAACAAGCAAGGGAAATTGGATGTCAGTCGTGCAGTCGGCACAAACGGCATGATGTCAGTCGTCAAAGATCTCGGCATGCGCGACAACTTCACCGGTCAGACGCCAATCGTATCAGGCGAGATCGCTGAAGACTTTACTTATTATTTTGCAGTATCCGAACAGGTCCCTTCTTCAGTCGGACTGGGTGTCTTAGTAGATACGGATAATTCGGTGTTGGCAGCTGGTGGCTTTATTGTCCAATTGATGCCGAATACAGACGATGAAACGATTACAAAAATCGAAGAACAGTTGTCTAATATTGAACCTGTTTCCAAAATGATTCAGCGCGGATTGTCGCCTGAAGAAATTCTTGAAGCAGTTCTTGGAGAAGGAAATGTTCAGATTCTTGATAAAATGCCGGTAAGTTTCGAGTGCAATTGTTCCAAAGACCGTTTTGCTACAGCTATTCTGGGGCTTGGGAAAAAAGAGATTCAAGACATGATCGATGAAGACGGTATGGCAGAAGCGCAATGCCATTTCTGCCTGGAAACGTATCAGTATTCCAAAGAGGAACTCGAGTCGTTTATCAATGAATTCCAGTCATAA
- the tilS gene encoding tRNA lysidine(34) synthetase TilS, with protein sequence MKSFQELMMKHIHKHRLLDSGDLVLVGCSGGIDSMVLLHFLHAKKEELGISVAAVHIDHMLRDEESREDHLFTEATAKKWGVEYFSRAIPIPEIWKEKGGNKQQLCRLERYSYFLEVMEQTDANKFATAHHADDQLETILMSGLRGSLQEGAFGMPTHRPFGGGSLIRPQLAVDKEQIAAYADLHKIPHREDSSNAESAYTRNRVRQRILPLLKDESREVSRNFVELAEDMQQDQQFLRELAEEKLQQLIQRKDEKIVLSAKSFRTEARALQKRMVLLLLNYLYNPKQVPVTRQLVEQMQEMMQSSSGTVFLHLPQNYVATRQYDMFFLNRQSLEPLAATVTISIAAEWTPVYCGCRYKMLPLARLEKPEDAVAWYFHAPEDSQFFLRSRKPGDRIQLAGMDQPKKLARLMIDEKIPVPMRERWPVITTGKNELLLVPGLRPSAMVSRQKRDRDNWVLIEQFL encoded by the coding sequence ATGAAGAGCTTTCAGGAGCTGATGATGAAGCATATCCACAAGCACCGATTGCTTGATTCTGGAGACCTAGTTCTGGTGGGCTGTTCAGGAGGCATCGACTCGATGGTATTGCTCCATTTCTTGCATGCCAAAAAAGAGGAGCTTGGTATTTCAGTTGCAGCAGTCCATATCGATCATATGCTAAGAGATGAGGAATCCCGAGAGGACCATCTGTTTACGGAAGCAACTGCTAAAAAGTGGGGGGTGGAGTATTTTAGCCGAGCCATCCCGATTCCTGAAATCTGGAAAGAAAAAGGTGGTAACAAGCAACAACTGTGTAGACTTGAACGTTATTCATATTTTCTTGAAGTCATGGAACAGACCGACGCTAATAAATTTGCAACGGCCCACCACGCCGATGATCAACTTGAGACTATCCTAATGTCAGGGTTGAGAGGTAGTCTGCAGGAAGGGGCTTTTGGAATGCCAACTCACCGTCCGTTTGGAGGCGGTTCACTGATAAGGCCCCAGTTGGCAGTGGACAAGGAACAGATTGCAGCTTATGCCGATCTGCATAAAATTCCGCACCGGGAAGACTCGAGCAACGCAGAGTCAGCTTATACAAGAAATCGGGTACGCCAGCGGATTTTGCCGCTGCTCAAAGATGAAAGCAGGGAAGTTTCCCGAAATTTCGTTGAACTGGCTGAAGACATGCAACAGGATCAGCAGTTCTTGCGGGAGTTGGCTGAGGAGAAGTTACAGCAGTTGATTCAAAGGAAAGATGAAAAAATTGTTTTGTCTGCCAAAAGTTTCAGAACTGAAGCGCGTGCTTTACAAAAAAGAATGGTTCTACTACTATTAAACTATCTATATAATCCGAAGCAAGTTCCCGTAACGAGACAGCTAGTTGAACAAATGCAGGAAATGATGCAAAGTTCCTCTGGTACTGTTTTCTTACATTTGCCGCAGAATTATGTAGCGACCCGCCAATACGACATGTTTTTTCTCAATCGCCAATCGCTAGAACCATTGGCTGCAACAGTAACTATCTCTATTGCAGCTGAATGGACGCCCGTTTACTGTGGCTGCCGTTATAAAATGCTGCCTTTAGCTCGATTGGAAAAACCCGAGGATGCTGTAGCTTGGTATTTTCACGCACCTGAAGATTCACAATTCTTTTTAAGGAGCAGAAAACCTGGTGACCGGATTCAGCTTGCTGGAATGGATCAGCCGAAAAAATTGGCGCGTTTGATGATTGATGAAAAAATCCCTGTGCCTATGAGAGAAAGGTGGCCTGTCATTACAACTGGCAAAAACGAACTTTTATTAGTGCCAGGTTTGCGCCCATCTGCTATGGTCAGTCGACAAAAGCGCGACAGAGACAACTGGGTACTAATTGAACAATTTTTATAG
- the cysK gene encoding cysteine synthase A: MARVGNSITELIGQTPIVKLNRLTGPEDADVYLKLEYFNPGSSVKDRIALAMIEAAEKSGNLKEGDTIIEPTSGNTGIGLAMIAAAKGYKSVLVMPETMSMERRTLLRAYGAELILTPGPDGMNGPNGAIKVAEKNAAENGWYMPQQFNNEANPEVHRLTTGPEIIETMGDQLDAFISGIGTGGTITGAGQVLKEKYPDIHIVAVEPTDSPVLSGGKPGPHKIQGIGAGFIPAVLDTEIYSEIIQVTNDQSYATARQAAREEGILGGVSSGAAIYAALQVAKKLGKGKKVLAIIPSNGERYLSTPLYQFEESN, translated from the coding sequence ATGGCGAGAGTGGGAAATTCAATTACTGAATTGATCGGACAAACACCAATTGTGAAGTTAAATCGATTAACGGGTCCTGAAGACGCAGACGTTTATTTGAAATTGGAATACTTTAACCCAGGCAGCAGTGTTAAAGACCGAATTGCACTTGCGATGATTGAAGCGGCTGAAAAGTCTGGCAATTTAAAAGAAGGCGATACTATCATCGAGCCGACAAGTGGCAACACGGGAATTGGTTTGGCGATGATCGCAGCAGCAAAAGGCTATAAATCTGTTTTAGTTATGCCGGAGACGATGAGCATGGAGCGCCGTACTTTGCTGCGTGCCTATGGAGCAGAATTGATTTTAACGCCAGGTCCAGATGGAATGAACGGTCCGAATGGCGCTATTAAGGTAGCTGAAAAAAATGCGGCTGAAAATGGCTGGTATATGCCTCAGCAGTTTAACAATGAAGCGAACCCGGAAGTGCATCGTTTGACAACAGGTCCAGAAATTATTGAAACAATGGGTGATCAATTAGACGCGTTTATTTCGGGGATTGGTACAGGCGGAACCATCACGGGCGCTGGTCAAGTGCTGAAAGAAAAGTATCCTGACATCCACATAGTGGCGGTAGAACCTACTGACTCGCCTGTGTTATCGGGAGGTAAGCCAGGACCGCATAAAATTCAGGGGATTGGAGCAGGATTTATACCTGCTGTGTTGGATACTGAAATTTATAGCGAAATTATCCAAGTTACCAACGATCAATCTTATGCAACAGCACGCCAAGCAGCGCGTGAAGAAGGCATTCTTGGAGGTGTATCTTCGGGCGCAGCGATTTATGCGGCTCTTCAAGTTGCTAAAAAGCTTGGCAAAGGTAAGAAAGTGTTAGCGATTATTCCATCCAATGGAGAACGTTACTTGAGTACACCACTTTATCAGTTTGAAGAATCCAACTAA
- the ftsH gene encoding ATP-dependent zinc metalloprotease FtsH, with product MNRIFRYTIFYLLIFLVIIGILGTFNNSDQPTENIGYNEFLAALETGEITEVTIQPEAMVYEVTGVMEGYEDGQSFVTNIPLENEALTAEIDAVARAQDGVEIEYLKAPQTSGWVSFFTGIIPFIIIFILFFFLLNQSQGGGGGRVMNFGKSKAKLYDDQKHKVRFNDVAGADEEKQELIEVVDFLKDPRRFADIGARIPKGILLVGPPGTGKTLLARAVAGEAGVPFFSISGSDFVEMFVGVGASRVRDLFENAKKNAPCIIFIDEIDAVGRQRGAGLGGGHDEREQTLNQLLVEMDGFGANEGVIIIAATNRPDILDPALLRPGRFDRQITVGRPDVRGREEVLKVHARNKPLDENVDLKAIAQRTPGFSGADLENLLNEAALVAARRSKLKIDMSDLDEASDRVIAGPAKKNRVISKKERNIVAFHEAGHTVIGLTLDDAETVHKVTIVPRGQAGGYAVMLPKEDRYFMTKPELLDKIAGLLGGRVSEDITFGEVSTGAHNDFQRATAIARSMVTEYGMSDKIGPVQFGTAQGGNVFLGRDFNSEQNYSDAIAFEIDQEMQRIIKEQYIRTKEILTKNQDLLELIATTLLEVETLDAGQILHLKEHGTLPERSYETLNGDFGDESKPELKKDSDAPDAVGAPTDPSAGDLPAEDGEAAPVSDPIQERRK from the coding sequence ATGAATCGGATATTTCGATACACCATATTTTATTTACTGATTTTCCTAGTTATTATCGGGATTCTGGGTACCTTTAACAATAGCGACCAGCCGACTGAAAATATAGGATATAACGAATTTTTAGCAGCACTGGAAACTGGGGAAATTACGGAAGTAACCATCCAACCAGAGGCGATGGTTTATGAAGTTACAGGCGTAATGGAAGGCTATGAAGATGGACAGTCTTTTGTTACTAACATTCCTCTGGAAAATGAAGCGTTAACTGCTGAAATTGATGCAGTTGCCAGAGCACAAGATGGTGTTGAGATTGAATATTTGAAAGCTCCACAAACAAGTGGCTGGGTTTCATTTTTCACAGGCATCATTCCATTCATCATCATCTTCATCCTTTTCTTCTTCTTACTTAATCAGTCACAAGGCGGCGGAGGCGGTCGTGTGATGAACTTTGGTAAAAGTAAAGCGAAGCTGTACGATGACCAGAAACATAAAGTTCGCTTTAATGATGTAGCGGGAGCAGATGAAGAGAAGCAGGAACTTATAGAAGTTGTTGATTTCCTGAAAGATCCGCGCAGATTTGCAGACATTGGCGCACGCATTCCAAAAGGTATTTTGCTTGTCGGACCTCCGGGTACCGGTAAAACTCTATTGGCTCGTGCGGTGGCCGGAGAAGCTGGCGTTCCTTTCTTCTCAATCAGTGGTTCTGATTTTGTTGAAATGTTTGTTGGTGTCGGTGCTTCCCGAGTTCGTGATCTGTTCGAAAATGCTAAGAAAAACGCACCTTGTATCATTTTCATCGATGAAATTGACGCAGTCGGTCGCCAACGTGGCGCTGGACTTGGCGGTGGACACGATGAGCGTGAACAGACATTGAACCAGTTGTTGGTAGAAATGGATGGCTTTGGTGCAAACGAAGGAGTTATCATTATTGCCGCAACAAACCGTCCAGATATTCTGGATCCGGCTTTGCTTCGTCCTGGCCGTTTTGACCGTCAGATTACCGTAGGTCGCCCAGATGTCAGAGGCCGTGAAGAAGTTCTTAAAGTTCACGCGCGCAATAAACCACTTGACGAAAATGTTGACTTGAAAGCGATCGCTCAGCGTACTCCTGGATTCTCAGGTGCTGACTTAGAGAATTTATTGAACGAAGCAGCACTTGTTGCAGCTCGTCGCAGTAAACTCAAAATCGATATGTCCGATCTTGATGAAGCATCTGATCGCGTTATTGCGGGTCCTGCTAAGAAAAATCGCGTCATTTCGAAAAAAGAACGCAATATCGTGGCGTTCCACGAAGCTGGCCATACAGTAATCGGGCTAACGCTCGATGATGCTGAAACGGTCCATAAAGTAACCATCGTTCCTCGTGGACAAGCTGGCGGCTACGCTGTCATGTTACCGAAAGAAGATCGTTACTTTATGACAAAACCTGAATTGCTCGATAAGATTGCCGGTTTGCTGGGCGGACGTGTATCTGAAGATATTACGTTTGGTGAAGTATCGACCGGCGCCCATAACGACTTCCAGCGTGCGACGGCAATTGCCCGAAGCATGGTAACGGAATATGGCATGAGCGATAAAATCGGTCCAGTTCAATTCGGTACAGCTCAAGGCGGTAACGTATTCTTGGGGCGTGACTTTAACTCTGAACAAAATTACTCAGATGCTATTGCTTTTGAAATTGATCAGGAAATGCAACGCATCATCAAAGAGCAGTATATTCGCACGAAAGAAATTCTGACTAAAAATCAAGATCTTCTGGAATTAATCGCGACTACATTGCTCGAAGTTGAAACCTTGGATGCGGGCCAAATTCTTCACTTGAAAGAACATGGTACACTCCCTGAACGTTCATATGAAACATTGAACGGAGATTTTGGGGATGAGAGTAAGCCGGAATTGAAAAAAGATAGTGACGCTCCGGATGCAGTAGGTGCACCAACTGATCCGTCAGCAGGAGACCTGCCGGCAGAAGACGGCGAAGCGGCTCCAGTGAGTGATCCGATTCAAGAAAGACGCAAATAA
- a CDS encoding peptidyl-prolyl cis-trans isomerase, producing the protein MNSSHNNRRPVPPAGTGKPKRHLKTKPVLLVIGILLLANLLWFIAWLIPNDTGNAEKVASVSGEDITREEWLASMEEQHGPEALLELVNEKVMATAAKDYGIEVSDKEIGLELALLRSSQDTTEPALYEADETRQREKIEAQLILEKVLTKDIVIEDTEIQAFYDDNQSLYDVKDSYRTRMIVLNSAAEAEETIAELEKGSSFEATARERSIDSATGNLGGDIGYISSGDPGVDANIAKTVAEVEVGGWSTPLALEDGRTAIISVTEKVDGETFSFDDVAAHINRELALEQLPQSVTPEAFWQEFDAEWFYGE; encoded by the coding sequence ATGAATTCCAGTCATAATAACCGGCGCCCTGTGCCACCGGCAGGTACAGGTAAACCGAAAAGACATTTAAAGACCAAACCGGTGCTGTTGGTCATCGGAATTTTATTGCTGGCCAACTTGCTATGGTTTATTGCATGGCTGATTCCGAACGACACGGGAAATGCTGAAAAAGTCGCATCTGTCAGTGGAGAAGACATTACACGGGAAGAGTGGCTGGCTTCGATGGAAGAACAACATGGCCCCGAAGCGCTACTCGAGCTAGTCAATGAAAAAGTGATGGCAACAGCGGCAAAGGATTACGGAATTGAAGTCAGTGACAAAGAAATCGGTTTGGAACTGGCGCTGTTGAGGTCTTCGCAGGATACTACGGAACCGGCGTTATACGAAGCGGATGAAACACGTCAGCGAGAAAAGATAGAAGCCCAATTGATTCTTGAGAAAGTGCTGACCAAGGATATTGTCATTGAAGATACTGAAATTCAGGCGTTTTACGACGACAACCAGTCACTTTATGATGTGAAAGATTCCTACCGAACACGCATGATTGTATTGAACTCAGCGGCAGAAGCAGAAGAAACTATTGCGGAGCTAGAGAAAGGCTCTTCATTCGAAGCTACTGCTCGTGAACGTTCGATCGACAGTGCAACCGGCAATCTCGGTGGAGATATCGGTTACATTTCTAGCGGTGATCCGGGTGTAGATGCCAATATCGCTAAGACAGTAGCAGAAGTTGAAGTTGGCGGATGGTCAACTCCATTAGCTCTTGAAGACGGCAGAACCGCCATTATATCCGTTACGGAAAAAGTGGATGGAGAGACATTCTCATTTGATGACGTAGCAGCTCATATCAATCGTGAGTTGGCACTTGAACAGTTGCCGCAATCAGTCACTCCGGAAGCATTTTGGCAGGAATTCGATGCCGAATGGTTTTACGGGGAGTAA
- the folP gene encoding dihydropteroate synthase — translation MEINFENKTLVMGILNVTPDSFSDGGKYNRLERALIHARQMLTDGADIIDVGGESTRPGHIRISDDKEIERIVPVIEALRQQFDVLISVDTYKSRVADAAIAAGAHIINDIWGAKYDPAIAGVAAKWGVPIILMHNRNDASYTNFQENMMQDLAVSVQIALNAGVSRENIWLDPGIGFAKSVAQNLEAIQLIGKMTELGYPVLLGTSRKSFIGKILDTPVDERLEGALATVCFGVNKGCHVVRVHDVKETVRAVRMMDALIGKHPYEEGK, via the coding sequence TTGGAAATCAACTTTGAAAATAAAACACTCGTTATGGGCATATTGAATGTCACACCCGATTCTTTTTCTGATGGAGGCAAGTATAACAGATTGGAGCGGGCATTGATTCATGCTCGGCAAATGCTCACAGATGGTGCGGATATCATCGATGTAGGAGGAGAGTCTACACGTCCGGGCCATATTCGGATCTCGGATGATAAAGAAATCGAACGAATCGTTCCCGTTATCGAAGCTTTGCGGCAACAGTTTGACGTACTGATTTCCGTCGATACCTATAAATCACGGGTGGCTGATGCGGCAATTGCTGCAGGTGCTCATATTATCAATGATATCTGGGGAGCTAAATACGACCCGGCAATTGCTGGTGTGGCGGCTAAATGGGGTGTACCCATCATCCTTATGCACAACCGTAACGATGCGTCATACACGAATTTTCAGGAGAATATGATGCAGGACCTAGCTGTAAGTGTCCAAATTGCCTTGAATGCTGGCGTGAGCCGAGAAAATATTTGGCTTGACCCGGGCATTGGATTTGCGAAATCCGTGGCACAAAATCTCGAAGCAATTCAATTGATTGGAAAGATGACAGAATTAGGTTATCCGGTTCTTCTCGGTACTTCGAGAAAATCATTTATCGGAAAAATTTTAGACACTCCCGTCGATGAACGCCTGGAAGGTGCACTGGCAACAGTTTGCTTCGGCGTCAATAAGGGCTGTCACGTCGTACGAGTCCATGATGTAAAAGAAACGGTGCGTGCGGTCCGGATGATGGATGCACTGATAGGGAAACACCCTTATGAGGAGGGGAAATAA
- the folB gene encoding dihydroneopterin aldolase — MDFIHVNDMEFYGYHGVFPEETKLGQRFRLTVSLALDLQQAGETDALEHTVHYGEVYEACRSIVEGEPKKLVEAVAESVASQILSGFPLVQGIRVQLIKPDPPIAGHYKSVAIELTRGKFG; from the coding sequence ATGGATTTTATTCATGTGAACGATATGGAATTCTATGGCTATCATGGAGTATTCCCTGAAGAGACGAAGCTGGGCCAGCGATTTCGACTGACTGTTTCATTGGCGTTGGATTTGCAACAGGCTGGAGAGACGGATGCGTTGGAACATACAGTACACTACGGAGAAGTCTACGAAGCCTGCCGATCGATTGTCGAAGGGGAGCCGAAAAAGTTGGTGGAAGCTGTAGCGGAAAGTGTAGCCAGTCAAATTCTTTCGGGTTTTCCGTTGGTACAAGGCATTCGCGTGCAGCTAATCAAACCGGATCCACCGATTGCTGGTCATTACAAGTCAGTAGCCATTGAATTAACGCGAGGGAAATTTGGATGA
- the lysS gene encoding lysine--tRNA ligase, translating to MSEELNDQLVVRRQKMQAFRDHGMDPFGGRFERTHLSQEIIEQYGELSKEELEETPHEVIIAGRVMTKRGKGKAGFAHIQDLKGQIQIYVRKDVIGDEAYEFYNTVDLGDILGIKGIVFKTNVGELSIKAKEVEFLTKALRPLPEKFHGLKDVEQRYRQRYLDLLTSEGSKETFILRSRIIQSMRRYLDNAGFLEVETPMLHSIAGGAAAKPFITHHNALDMELYIRIAIELHLKRLIVGGLEKVYEIGRVFRNEGISTRHNPEFTMLELYEAYADYNDIMALTENLVAHIAQEVLGTTTVQYGEDQIDLAVGWKRLHMADAVKEYTGVNFWKQMTKEEAQALAKEHNVEIRPTMEVGHILNEFFEQKVEEQLVQPTFIYGHPVEISPLAKKNSEDDRFTDRFELFIVRREHANAFTELNDPIDQRQRFEAQLIEKSEGNDEAHEMDEDFIEALEYGLPPTGGLGIGIDRLIMLLTNSSSIRDVLLFPQMRPKE from the coding sequence ATGTCAGAAGAATTAAACGATCAACTAGTAGTTAGACGCCAAAAAATGCAAGCTTTTCGAGATCACGGAATGGATCCATTTGGTGGCCGTTTCGAACGGACTCATTTATCTCAAGAAATAATTGAGCAATACGGAGAGCTTTCTAAAGAAGAATTAGAAGAAACGCCACATGAAGTAATCATTGCCGGACGAGTGATGACAAAGCGTGGGAAAGGGAAAGCCGGCTTTGCACACATTCAAGATTTAAAAGGGCAAATTCAAATATACGTTCGTAAAGATGTAATTGGCGATGAGGCTTACGAATTTTACAATACAGTTGACCTAGGAGATATTTTAGGGATTAAAGGGATTGTGTTTAAAACGAACGTAGGAGAACTATCTATTAAAGCAAAAGAAGTGGAGTTTCTTACTAAAGCGTTGCGTCCGTTACCTGAAAAATTTCACGGCTTAAAAGATGTCGAGCAACGTTACCGTCAACGCTATTTAGACTTGCTGACAAGTGAAGGCAGTAAAGAGACGTTTATTCTGCGTAGCCGCATTATCCAATCGATGCGACGTTACTTAGACAATGCAGGTTTCCTGGAAGTTGAAACGCCGATGCTTCACTCAATTGCTGGAGGAGCAGCTGCTAAACCGTTCATTACACATCACAATGCGCTAGATATGGAATTGTATATCCGTATTGCAATCGAGCTTCACTTGAAGCGTTTAATTGTTGGGGGATTAGAAAAAGTTTATGAGATTGGACGTGTTTTCCGTAATGAAGGAATTTCGACTCGTCATAACCCAGAATTTACGATGCTGGAGCTGTATGAAGCGTACGCGGATTATAACGACATCATGGCACTTACAGAAAACTTAGTAGCTCATATTGCACAAGAAGTGCTCGGAACTACTACAGTGCAATACGGAGAAGATCAGATTGACTTGGCTGTAGGTTGGAAACGACTACACATGGCTGATGCTGTTAAAGAATATACAGGCGTGAACTTCTGGAAACAGATGACTAAAGAAGAAGCTCAAGCTTTAGCAAAAGAACATAATGTCGAAATTAGACCTACAATGGAAGTTGGGCATATCTTAAACGAGTTTTTCGAGCAAAAAGTAGAAGAACAATTAGTTCAACCAACTTTTATTTACGGACATCCGGTTGAAATTTCACCTTTAGCTAAGAAGAATTCAGAAGATGATCGTTTTACGGATCGCTTTGAATTGTTTATTGTACGTCGTGAACATGCAAATGCGTTTACAGAGTTAAACGATCCAATCGATCAGCGCCAGCGTTTTGAAGCGCAGTTGATTGAGAAGTCAGAAGGAAACGATGAAGCGCATGAAATGGATGAGGACTTTATTGAAGCATTGGAATACGGATTGCCTCCAACAGGCGGATTAGGAATCGGTATTGACCGTTTAATTATGTTGTTAACGAATTCTTCATCTATTAGAGATGTTTTATTGTTCCCGCAAATGCGCCCGAAGGAATAA
- the folK gene encoding 2-amino-4-hydroxy-6-hydroxymethyldihydropteridine diphosphokinase, producing MNQSYLSLGSNMGDRFEMLRQAVEQLAGYTAITVTQISSLYETDPVGYADQEPFLNMVVQLETDLEAVALLDVCQEIERNLKRKRIIRWGPRTIDLDILLYNQDNLETERLMVPHPRMDERAFVMVPLLEVNRDLEVSGALETSGVRLWRSYSSMREFLQDTHQ from the coding sequence ATGAACCAAAGTTATTTGTCACTTGGCTCCAATATGGGGGACCGCTTCGAAATGCTGCGGCAGGCAGTCGAACAGTTAGCAGGGTATACTGCTATTACTGTCACTCAAATCTCTTCTCTCTATGAAACAGATCCTGTGGGGTATGCGGATCAGGAGCCTTTCCTGAATATGGTCGTTCAGCTCGAAACAGACTTAGAAGCAGTCGCATTACTGGATGTCTGTCAGGAAATCGAACGGAATTTAAAGCGTAAGCGTATTATCAGATGGGGGCCGCGAACAATAGACCTTGATATTTTGTTATACAATCAAGACAACTTGGAAACAGAAAGGCTTATGGTTCCGCATCCCAGAATGGATGAACGAGCTTTTGTTATGGTTCCATTGCTGGAAGTGAATCGGGATCTCGAAGTTTCGGGTGCTTTGGAAACAAGCGGCGTTCGCTTGTGGAGATCATACAGCAGCATGAGAGAATTTTTGCAAGATACGCACCAATAG